From a single Bufo bufo chromosome 9, aBufBuf1.1, whole genome shotgun sequence genomic region:
- the LOC120979603 gene encoding ghrelin-like — MMLGRVALFGLVLCCLLWTEDVEGGSSFLSPADMHKHAGKKIPKKLPYNNMNRREAGDAWGDLVDERSEDPEEIGVTIPLDLNLKLTQDQFQRQKATIENLLLGLFSLGSAPDVEEEKA, encoded by the exons ATGATGTTGGGCAGAGTTGCTCTCTTTGGCCTTGTCCTGTGCTGCCTGCTGTGGACAGAGGATGTGGAGGGAGGATCCAGCTTTTTAAGCCCGGCCGATATGCATAAACATGCG GGTAAGAAGATACCCAAAAAACTGCCATACAACAACATGAACCGCAGGGAGGCCGGAGACGCCTGGGGGGATCTTGTGGACGAACGATCAGAAGACCCAGAAGAGATTGGG GTGACCATCCCTCTGGACCTTAACCTGAAGCTGACCCAGGACCAGTTCCAGAGACAGAAAGCCACCATAGAAAACCTCCTGCTCGGACTGTTCTCCCTCGGCTCAGCTCCAG atgTAGAAGAGGAGAAAGCCTAG
- the SEC13 gene encoding protein SEC13 homolog has protein sequence MVSVINTVDTSHEDMIHDAQMDYYGTRLATCSSDRSVKIFDVKNGGQILIADLRGHEGPVWQVAWAHPMFGNILASCSYDRKVIIWKEENGTWDKTYEYTGHDSSVNSVCWAPHDFGLMLACGSSDGAISLLTYTGDGPWDVKKISNAHTIGCNAVSWAPSVVPGSLVDQPSGQRPNYIKRFVSGGCDNLVKIWREEDGQWKEDQKLEAHSDWVRDVAWAPSIGLPTSTIASCSQDGRVYIWTCDDPTSNSWTPKLLHKFNDVVWHVSWSITANILAVSGGDNKVTLWKESVDGQWALISDVNKGQGVVSAVTDGHQNEQ, from the exons ATG GTTTCAGTCATCAACACAGTGGACACGTCCCACGAGGATATGATT CACGATGCTCAGATGGATTACTACGGCACGCGTCTCGCCACCTGCTCCTCTGACAGATCCGTTAAGATCTTCGACGTGAAGAATGGCGGTCAGATACTGATtgctgatctgcgggg ACACGAGGGGCCGGTCTGGCAGGTAGCCTGGGCCCATCCCATGTTCGGTAACATCCTGGCCTCCTGCTCCTATGACAGGAAGGTCATTATATGGAAAGAAGAAAACGGGACCTGGGACAAGACGTATGAGTACACCGGCCACGACTCCTCAG TGAATTCCGTGTGCTGGGCTCCTCACGACTTTGGCCTGATGTTGGCCTGTGGCAGTTCCGATGGCGCCATTTCTCTCCTCACCTACACGGGGGACGGTCCCTGGGATGTCAAAAAGATCAGCAACGCACACACG ATTGGGTGTAACGCGGTCAGCTGGGCTCCTTCTGTCGTCCCGGGCAGTTTAGTGGATCAGCCATCTGGACAGAGGCCAAACTACATCAAGAGATTCGTCTCCGGTGGATGCGACAACCTTGTGAAAATCTGGAG GGAGGAGGACGGCCAGTGGAAAGAAGATCAGAAGCTGGAGGCGCACAGTGACTGGGTGCGGGATGTGGCCTGGGCGCCGTCTATCGGTCTCCCCACCAGCACCATTGCCAGTTGTTCTCAG GACGGCAGAGTTTACATATGGACCTGTGACGACCCGACCAGTAACAGCTGGACCCCCAAACTGCTGCACAAATTTAATGACGTGGTGTGGCACGTGAGCTGGTCCATCACCGCCAACATCCTGGCCGTGTCTGGGGGCGACAACAAG GTGACCCTGTGGAAGGAGTCCGTGgacggccagtgggcgctgatcaGCGATGTAAACAAGGGACAGGGGGTCGTGTCTGCGGTGACAGACGGACACCAGAACGAGCAGTGA